In one window of Limnohabitans sp. MORI2 DNA:
- the acpS gene encoding holo-ACP synthase — MIYGIGTDICDIRRIRASLEKHGERFAQKVLSDAEMQTYRARSERWPERGVRYVATRFSAKEAFSKAIGMGMRMPMTWRLCEVAKLPSGQPTLVLHGVLKEWFEAKGLTAHVSVSDESDYATSYVVVETKN, encoded by the coding sequence ATGATTTACGGCATCGGCACAGACATTTGCGACATTCGCCGCATTCGTGCGTCTTTGGAAAAGCACGGCGAACGCTTTGCGCAAAAAGTGCTGAGTGATGCCGAAATGCAAACCTATCGCGCCCGCAGCGAGCGCTGGCCCGAGCGCGGTGTGCGCTATGTGGCCACACGCTTTTCGGCCAAAGAGGCGTTCAGCAAAGCCATTGGCATGGGCATGCGCATGCCGATGACCTGGCGCTTGTGCGAAGTGGCCAAGCTGCCCAGCGGCCAGCCCACCCTCGTGCTGCACGGCGTGCTCAAAGAATGGTTTGAAGCCAAAGGCCTCACCGCCCATGTGAGCGTGAGCGATGAAAGCGACTATGCCACCAGCTACGTGGTGGTTGAAACAAAGAACTGA
- a CDS encoding pyridoxine 5'-phosphate synthase, with translation MSEHTHTALSVNLNKVALVRNTRHLGIPSVTRAATLCLEAGAAGITVHPRPDERHIRAGDVHDLAALLKAWPDREFNIEGNPFHNLMDFVRQVRPHQVTFVPDSEGQFTSDHGWTFPQDAERLKPLIAEAKALGARVSLFMDPIPEAMAAAKAVGADRVELYTETYASAYGTPKQTEVLAAFKATAEAALAVGLGINAGHDLNRDNLHTFLTTVPGVQEVSIGHALIADALEMGYTETVRAYNACMPA, from the coding sequence ATGTCTGAACACACCCACACCGCGCTGTCCGTCAACCTCAATAAAGTGGCCTTGGTGCGTAACACGCGCCATTTGGGCATTCCCAGCGTCACGCGTGCGGCCACGCTGTGCCTAGAGGCGGGCGCTGCGGGCATCACCGTGCACCCGCGCCCTGATGAGCGCCACATCCGCGCCGGCGATGTGCATGATCTGGCGGCCTTGCTCAAAGCGTGGCCTGACCGCGAGTTCAACATTGAAGGTAACCCGTTTCACAACCTCATGGACTTTGTGCGCCAAGTACGCCCCCATCAGGTGACCTTTGTGCCCGATAGCGAAGGCCAGTTCACCAGCGACCACGGCTGGACGTTTCCGCAAGATGCCGAACGCTTGAAGCCCCTGATTGCCGAAGCCAAAGCCTTGGGTGCGCGCGTGAGTCTCTTTATGGATCCGATCCCAGAAGCGATGGCTGCCGCCAAAGCAGTAGGCGCTGATCGTGTGGAGCTGTACACCGAGACCTATGCCTCGGCCTATGGCACACCCAAACAAACCGAGGTGCTGGCTGCCTTCAAAGCCACCGCCGAAGCGGCTTTGGCAGTGGGCCTTGGCATCAACGCCGGCCACGACTTGAACCGCGACAACCTGCACACCTTCCTCACCACCGTGCCCGGTGTGCAAGAGGTGTCGATTGGCCATGCCCTCATCGCCGATGCGCTGGAGATGGGCTACACAGAAACTGTTCGCGCCTACAACGCGTGCATGCCTGCATGA
- the recO gene encoding DNA repair protein RecO — protein sequence MSRGIPRIQDEPAFVVHRYDWSESSLILETFTRHFGRVALVAKGAKKPTSNFRPVLLPLQPLHVSYSGDAEIRTLKGAEWVGGHIMPTGEALLSGYYINELLLRLLARDDPHPGLFDLYRQVVQVLASGHEGTIAPALRAFELLLLRDIGFLPELNAQTLTLSPLQPDALYVLVAEGGLRTHNAQDRTGLAGSVWLQLHDSLSTDAPFTATLRLCAEMPPEQRNALQGQLRALLHYHCGVNTLRTRQMMIDMQSL from the coding sequence ATGTCGCGGGGCATTCCCCGCATTCAGGACGAGCCTGCGTTCGTGGTGCACCGCTACGACTGGAGCGAGTCCAGCCTGATTTTGGAAACCTTCACCCGCCACTTTGGTCGGGTGGCCTTGGTGGCCAAAGGCGCTAAAAAACCTACCTCTAACTTTCGCCCCGTGTTGCTGCCTTTGCAGCCGCTGCACGTCAGCTATTCGGGCGATGCCGAAATTCGCACTTTGAAGGGCGCTGAATGGGTGGGTGGTCACATCATGCCCACGGGTGAGGCGCTGCTGTCGGGCTACTACATCAACGAGTTGCTGCTGCGCCTGCTGGCGCGTGACGACCCGCACCCTGGCTTGTTCGACCTGTACCGCCAAGTGGTGCAGGTGCTGGCCTCTGGCCATGAGGGCACGATTGCCCCTGCGCTGCGTGCCTTTGAGCTGCTGCTGTTGCGCGACATTGGCTTTTTGCCCGAGCTCAATGCGCAAACCCTTACTCTCAGCCCTTTGCAGCCCGATGCCTTGTATGTGCTGGTGGCCGAAGGTGGCCTGCGCACCCACAACGCGCAAGACCGCACAGGCCTAGCCGGTAGCGTGTGGCTGCAGCTGCATGACAGCCTCTCTACAGACGCACCATTCACCGCCACGCTGCGTTTGTGTGCCGAGATGCCCCCAGAGCAACGCAACGCCTTGCAGGGTCAGCTACGCGCCTTGCTGCACTACCATTGCGGGGTCAACACACTGCGCACACGCCAGATGATGATTGACATGCAATCGCTTTGA
- the era gene encoding GTPase Era — MASSDNKPQTLQDIDAMLAASKGNRVVASQAVVAPADQRCGLIAIVGKPNVGKSTLLNALVGQKISITSRKAQTTRHRITGMHTQGASQYVFVDTPGFQTIHGNALNKSLNKAVQGAVGDVDVVFLVVEAGSFTPADEKVLSLLAKGIPTILIANKLDSMKNRDEIMQWLQSMQDRHPFAEIVPMSAKNDKDVQRLLGIAEKYLPEQAWMYAADELTDRSEKFMAAEMVREKLFRLTGDELPYTSTVVIDKFEEEKGKTKGVKRMVRIAATIVVEREGHKAMVIGDKGERLKRMGMEARTELEKIYDAKVFLELWVKVRSGWADDAARVRSFGYE, encoded by the coding sequence ATGGCTTCCTCTGACAACAAACCACAAACCCTGCAAGACATCGACGCCATGCTCGCTGCCAGCAAAGGCAACCGTGTCGTCGCTAGCCAAGCCGTGGTAGCACCTGCGGACCAGCGCTGCGGCCTGATTGCCATCGTGGGCAAGCCTAACGTGGGCAAGTCCACCTTGCTCAATGCCTTGGTCGGCCAAAAAATCAGCATCACCTCACGCAAAGCGCAAACCACGCGGCATCGCATCACGGGCATGCATACGCAAGGTGCATCGCAATATGTGTTTGTGGACACACCCGGTTTTCAAACCATCCACGGCAATGCCTTGAATAAGTCGCTCAACAAAGCCGTGCAAGGGGCAGTGGGCGATGTGGACGTGGTGTTCTTGGTGGTCGAGGCGGGCAGCTTCACGCCCGCTGACGAGAAAGTGTTGTCTTTGTTGGCCAAAGGCATCCCCACGATCTTGATTGCCAACAAGCTCGACTCGATGAAAAACCGTGACGAGATCATGCAGTGGTTGCAATCCATGCAAGACCGTCACCCCTTTGCTGAGATCGTGCCCATGTCGGCAAAGAACGACAAAGACGTGCAGCGCCTCTTGGGCATCGCCGAAAAATACCTGCCCGAGCAAGCGTGGATGTACGCCGCTGACGAGCTGACCGACCGCAGCGAAAAGTTCATGGCTGCTGAAATGGTGCGCGAAAAATTGTTCCGCCTCACCGGTGACGAATTGCCCTACACATCGACCGTCGTGATCGACAAATTCGAAGAAGAAAAAGGCAAAACCAAAGGCGTCAAACGCATGGTGCGTATTGCCGCCACCATCGTGGTCGAGCGCGAAGGCCACAAAGCCATGGTCATTGGTGACAAGGGCGAGCGCTTGAAGCGCATGGGCATGGAAGCGCGCACCGAGCTCGAAAAAATCTACGATGCCAAGGTGTTTTTAGAGCTGTGGGTCAAAGTGCGCTCGGGTTGGGCCGACGATGCAGCGCGGGTGCGTAGCTTTGGCTACGAATAA
- the rnc gene encoding ribonuclease III — protein MTSRARTVRPSLSQQQIIETLQARLEYTFQNPALLTQALTHRSFSADHYERLEFLGDSVLNLAIANLLYKRLNTLPEGDLSRVRANLVKQDTLHHLAVELGLSGILRLGEGEMNSGGQKRPSILADALEAVLGAVYLDAGYATADALVQRIFAKVEINPEMQAVGKDAKTELQEWLQARKFKLPIYRVVGTLGAAHKQTFDVECEVPELARCERGIGGSRRAGEQAAAAAMLQVIKELK, from the coding sequence ATGACATCACGCGCACGCACAGTCCGTCCGAGCCTGTCTCAACAACAAATCATTGAGACACTCCAAGCCCGCTTGGAATACACGTTTCAAAACCCTGCGTTGCTCACGCAGGCCTTGACGCACCGCAGCTTCAGCGCTGACCACTACGAACGCTTGGAGTTTTTGGGCGACTCAGTGCTCAACTTGGCGATTGCCAACTTGCTCTACAAACGGTTGAACACCTTGCCCGAGGGCGACCTCTCACGCGTGCGCGCCAACTTGGTCAAGCAAGATACCTTGCACCACTTGGCTGTCGAGTTGGGCTTGTCGGGCATCTTGCGCTTGGGCGAGGGCGAAATGAACTCTGGTGGCCAAAAGCGCCCCTCCATCTTGGCCGATGCCTTAGAGGCCGTGTTGGGTGCGGTGTACCTCGATGCGGGTTACGCCACGGCTGACGCGTTGGTTCAACGCATTTTTGCCAAGGTTGAAATCAACCCTGAAATGCAAGCGGTTGGCAAAGACGCCAAAACCGAATTGCAAGAATGGCTGCAAGCACGCAAGTTCAAGCTGCCCATTTACCGAGTGGTGGGCACTTTGGGTGCCGCGCACAAACAAACGTTTGATGTGGAATGTGAAGTTCCAGAACTGGCCCGCTGCGAGCGTGGCATTGGCGGCTCGCGCCGCGCCGGAGAGCAAGCCGCCGCAGCAGCCATGCTCCAAGTGATTAAAGAACTCAAATAA
- the lepB gene encoding signal peptidase I, translating into MATLTAFVLAAFVGYAGFWYVGMIEGNFALLMFMATVVTGIYWLAEQFYFLPQRKAAADALQAQADKRTAELHAQGITQTDVNVAEAKERLYMQPWWLDWTAGLFPVIAVVFVLRSFLFEPFKIPSGSMIPTLLVGDLILVNKYHYGVRLPVLNIKLTEGNPVQRGDVMVFRYPPKPSLDYIKRVVGVPGDEVAYLNKQLTINGQPVAKTPRTDFFDQDSMRYITQFEEKLPLGSKPTEMTGMRTHNVLNDKDRPAFIPGADDFVFKDNCRYTVEGVTCTVPEGHYFMMGDNRDNSLDSRYWGFVPEKNIVGKAFFVWMNFGSLSRIGAFQ; encoded by the coding sequence ATGGCAACGTTGACCGCATTTGTGCTGGCCGCCTTTGTGGGCTACGCCGGTTTTTGGTATGTGGGCATGATCGAAGGCAACTTTGCCTTGCTCATGTTCATGGCCACCGTGGTGACTGGTATTTACTGGTTGGCCGAGCAGTTCTACTTCTTGCCACAACGCAAAGCTGCGGCTGACGCGCTGCAAGCCCAAGCCGATAAACGCACAGCAGAGTTGCATGCACAAGGTATCACCCAAACCGATGTGAATGTGGCTGAAGCCAAAGAACGTTTGTACATGCAGCCTTGGTGGCTGGATTGGACAGCGGGCTTGTTCCCCGTCATCGCCGTGGTGTTTGTGCTGCGCTCGTTTTTATTTGAGCCGTTCAAAATTCCATCGGGTTCGATGATCCCCACCTTGCTGGTAGGCGACTTGATCTTGGTGAACAAATACCACTACGGCGTGCGCTTGCCTGTTCTCAATATCAAACTCACTGAGGGCAACCCAGTGCAGCGCGGCGACGTGATGGTGTTTCGTTACCCCCCCAAACCTAGCTTGGACTACATCAAGCGTGTTGTAGGCGTTCCCGGTGATGAAGTGGCTTACTTGAACAAGCAGCTCACCATCAATGGGCAACCCGTGGCTAAGACGCCGCGCACCGATTTCTTCGATCAAGACAGCATGCGTTACATCACCCAGTTTGAAGAAAAGTTGCCTCTGGGCAGCAAGCCAACTGAGATGACTGGCATGCGTACGCATAACGTGTTGAACGACAAAGATCGCCCTGCATTCATTCCAGGTGCTGATGACTTTGTGTTCAAAGACAACTGTCGCTACACCGTCGAGGGTGTGACCTGCACAGTGCCAGAAGGTCACTACTTCATGATGGGCGACAACCGCGATAACTCACTCGACTCGCGCTACTGGGGCTTCGTACCAGAGAAAAACATCGTGGGCAAAGCCTTCTTTGTCTGGATGAACTTTGGCAGCCTCTCGCGCATCGGCGCATTTCAATGA